A genomic stretch from Xenopus laevis strain J_2021 chromosome 6S, Xenopus_laevis_v10.1, whole genome shotgun sequence includes:
- the mterf3.S gene encoding uncharacterized protein LOC100158338 (The RefSeq protein has 1 substitution compared to this genomic sequence): MFLVVCQISRRFSLLNTSNFAQFPRGLRHSAALSQRFERKNETVALRQLLGHLYGPERTTWSSVMLLRRHFAHLNTEDDTVVMSSEQNLPSIKLDPQENQVLPSTNLDALSEDLEGATLQSPLEEITENEAAQIAADLPIPPDSFTLRDYVDQSETLKKLVFLGVDLSKLEKRPNVATLLLKVDFEKDVTPILLFLKDVGVEDDHLGAFLTRNPFILNEDLENLQKRVSYLRKKEFNKEAVARMVAKAPYLLNFSVERLDNRLGFFQRELGLSTEKTRDLIIRLPRLITGSLEPVRENLKVCEIELGFKKNEIQHIATKVPKMLSANKKKLTETFDYVHNIMGIPHHLIVKFPQVFNSKLLKIKERHLFLKFLGRAVYDPTKPNYVSLDKLTSSPDEIFCVEFAKASVQDYEQFLKTL, encoded by the exons ATGTTTCTGGTTGTGTGTCAGATCAGCAGAAGATTTTCCCTTTTAAACACCAGTAATTTTGCCCAATTTCCAAGAGGCTTGAGGCATTCTGCGGCCCTCAGTCAGAGATTTGAAAGGAAAAATGAAACGGTTGCACTGAGACAACTTCTAGGCCATTTATATGGTCCAGAAAGAACAACGTGGAGTTCTGTGATGCTGTTAAGAAGACACTTTGCTCATCTCAATACAGAAGATGATACAGCCGTAATGTCTTCAGAGCAGAACCTGCCATCTATCAAATTAGATCCCCAGGAGAATCAAGTATTACCCAGCACAAACTTGGATGCACTCAGCGAAG ACCTGGAAGGGGCCACTTTGCAGTCTCCACTGGAAGAAATCACAGAGAATGAAGCTGCCCAGATTGCCGCAGATCTTCCAATCCCCCCAGATTCCTTCACACTCCGGGACTATGTGGATCAGTCAGAGACTCTAAAGAAATTAGTGTTCCTGG GTGTTGATTTATCCAAGTTGGAGAAACGCCCCAATGTGGCTACATTACTGCTaaaggtggactttgaaaaggaTGTGACCCCAATTCTGCTGTTCCTGAAGGATGTGGGTGTAGAAGATGATCATCTGGGAGCATTTTTGACGAGAAATCCTTTCATTCTGAACGAGGATCTGGAAAATCTCCAGAAGAG GGTCTCGTacctgagaaagaaagaattcAACAAGGAAGCAGTCGCTCGAATGGTCGCCAAAGCCCCTTATCTGCTGAACTTCTCAGTGGAAAGGCTGGATAACCGTTTGGGATTTTTCCAAAGGGAACTGGGCCTAAGCACCGAAAAG ACAAGGGACCTGATTATTCGCCTCCCGAGGTTGATAACTGGAAGCCTTGAGCCTGTAAGAGAGAATCTGAAG GTATGTGAAATTGAACTGGGATTCAAAAAAAATGAGATCCAGCACATTGCAACGAAAGTCCCTAAAATGTTATCAGCGAACAAGAAGAAATTAACAGAAACCTTTGATTATGTGCACAATATAATGGGAATCCCCCATCATCTCATCGTTAAATTCCCACAG GTCTTTAATTCAAAGCTGTTAAAAATTAAGGAGAGACATCTGTTCCTCAAGTTTTTGGGAAGAGCTGTATATGATCCTACAAAGCCAAATTATGTCTCCTTAGACAAACTAACATCTTCTCCTGATGAGATCTTCTGTGTGGAATTTGCCAAGGCATCGGTGCAAGATTATGAGCAGTTCCTGAAAACGCTTTGA
- the uqcrb.S gene encoding ubiquinol-cytochrome c reductase binding protein S homeolog: protein MAARAPVAASGRLLDGLRKWYYNIAGFNKLGLMRDDTIYEDDDVKEAIRRLPPRVYDDRLFRIKRALDVSLRQQHLPKQQWTKYEEDVRYLEPYLKEVIRERKEKEEWQKK from the exons ATGGCAGCTCGGGCACCGG TTGCTGCATCAGGCCGCCTCTTAGATGGTTTGCGGAAATGGTATTATAATATTGCTGGATTCAACAAACTCG GTTTAATGAGAGATGACACCATTTATGAAGATGATGACGTGAAAGAGGCAATACGGAGGCTGCCACCTAGAGTTTATGATGACAGACTTTTTCGTATCAAGAGGGCTCTGGACGTTAGCCTCAGACAGCAGCACCTCCCAAAACAACAGTGGACTAAATATGAAGAG GATGTTCGCTATCTTGAACCATATCTGAAAGAAGTGATTcgtgaaagaaaagaaaaagaagaatggCAAAAGAAATGA
- the mterf3.S gene encoding uncharacterized protein LOC100158338 isoform X1, which produces MFLVVCQISRRFSLLNTSNFAQFPRGLRHSAALSQRFERKNETVALRQLLGHLYGPERTTWSSVMLLRRHFAHLNTEDDTAVMSSEQNLPSIKLDPQENQVLPSTNLDALSEDLEGATLQSPLEEITENEAAQIAADLPIPPDSFTLRDYVDQSETLKKLVFLGVDLSKLEKRPNVATLLLKVDFEKDVTPILLFLKDVGVEDDHLGAFLTRNPFILNEDLENLQKRVSYLRKKEFNKEAVARMVAKAPYLLNFSVERLDNRLGFFQRELGLSTEKTRDLIIRLPRLITGSLEPVRENLKVCEIELGFKKNEIQHIATKVPKMLSANKKKLTETFDYVHNIMGIPHHLIVKFPQVFNSKLLKIKERHLFLKFLGRAVYDPTKPNYVSLDKLTSSPDEIFCVEFAKASVQDYEQFLKTL; this is translated from the exons ATGTTTCTGGTTGTGTGTCAGATCAGCAGAAGATTTTCCCTTTTAAACACCAGTAATTTTGCCCAATTTCCAAGAGGCTTGAGGCATTCTGCGGCCCTCAGTCAGAGATTTGAAAGGAAAAATGAAACGGTTGCACTGAGACAACTTCTAGGCCATTTATATGGTCCAGAAAGAACAACGTGGAGTTCTGTGATGCTGTTAAGAAGACACTTTGCTCATCTCAATACAGAAGATGATACAGCCGTAATGTCTTCAGAGCAGAACCTGCCATCTATCAAATTAGATCCCCAGGAGAATCAAGTATTACCCAGCACAAACTTGGATGCACTCAGCGAAG ACCTGGAAGGGGCCACTTTGCAGTCTCCACTGGAAGAAATCACAGAGAATGAAGCTGCCCAGATTGCCGCAGATCTTCCAATCCCCCCAGATTCCTTCACACTCCGGGACTATGTGGATCAGTCAGAGACTCTAAAGAAATTAGTGTTCCTGG GTGTTGATTTATCCAAGTTGGAGAAACGCCCCAATGTGGCTACATTACTGCTaaaggtggactttgaaaaggaTGTGACCCCAATTCTGCTGTTCCTGAAGGATGTGGGTGTAGAAGATGATCATCTGGGAGCATTTTTGACGAGAAATCCTTTCATTCTGAACGAGGATCTGGAAAATCTCCAGAAGAG GGTCTCGTacctgagaaagaaagaattcAACAAGGAAGCAGTCGCTCGAATGGTCGCCAAAGCCCCTTATCTGCTGAACTTCTCAGTGGAAAGGCTGGATAACCGTTTGGGATTTTTCCAAAGGGAACTGGGCCTAAGCACCGAAAAG ACAAGGGACCTGATTATTCGCCTCCCGAGGTTGATAACTGGAAGCCTTGAGCCTGTAAGAGAGAATCTGAAG GTATGTGAAATTGAACTGGGATTCAAAAAAAATGAGATCCAGCACATTGCAACGAAAGTCCCTAAAATGTTATCAGCGAACAAGAAGAAATTAACAGAAACCTTTGATTATGTGCACAATATAATGGGAATCCCCCATCATCTCATCGTTAAATTCCCACAG GTCTTTAATTCAAAGCTGTTAAAAATTAAGGAGAGACATCTGTTCCTCAAGTTTTTGGGAAGAGCTGTATATGATCCTACAAAGCCAAATTATGTCTCCTTAGACAAACTAACATCTTCTCCTGATGAGATCTTCTGTGTGGAATTTGCCAAGGCATCGGTGCAAGATTATGAGCAGTTCCTGAAAACGCTTTGA